From Dermatophagoides farinae isolate YC_2012a chromosome 10, ASM2471394v1, whole genome shotgun sequence, a single genomic window includes:
- the LOC124500156 gene encoding WW domain-containing transcription regulator protein 1, producing the protein MAENMASHESQMYVAPNPETHFEELFRVVQPDANNSNIRNQQCTNVPMRQRNFPDSFFRQPSCSSSTSHSRESSLDATFNSNFVNKNNSNSSNLAKPPATPIQANSTQRNGRHVSPSPPFVHQKAHSLPASLPNQKFVVASITNLDNNNNKSPMISGQNAIISQRQPLPPPPLQQFRQKQLTLPNHNVTNNNNFHCRQQSFDIDKISLPDGWTMSFDSDGQRYFIDHKHKITTWDDPRIKITQQNFANLTHTSNSIIDHPVAYQSQQQQQIQPPFIVPNNNNNNNYDPIHFTTLPDTGFLFNSNMTTMPTEIASVTEKMKGQILTDDTNQTTNQQQQQIFDPQYQYLTELRMEREKMRSRAEILKSNPMVRSDYIPSLQMKTSSSNKDLSNIEPSTTTTMMIHGRQESQDSGLGGSATGTLNSINFQNEANLFNDFSSNGHVAETSGQLDSNVVQCLMSESVDLLSITDLDLEGLDIEQYIQHNPINNDLGQLFNHDETMTWNV; encoded by the exons ATGGCTGAAAATATGGCTTCGCATGAATCACAAATGTATGTTGCACCTAATCCTGAAACACATTTCGAAGAATTGTTTCGTGTAGTCCAACCAGATGCTAACAATTCGAACATCAGAAATCAACAATGTACAAATGTACCGATGCGACAACGTAATTTTCccgattcattttttcgtcAACCATCCtgttcatcatcgacatcacATTCACgagaatcatcattggatgcaacattcaattccaattttgtaaataaaaataattcaaattcatcaaatttggCAAAACCGCCGGCAACACCGATCCAGGCAAATTCAACACAACGTAATGGCCGTCAtgtatcaccatcaccaccgtttgttcatcaaaaaGCTCATTCATTACCGGCTTCATTGccgaatcaaaaatttgtcGTTGCATCAATAACGAATCtagacaataataacaacaaaagtcCGATGATTTCCGGCCAAAACGCTATAATATCTCAGCGACAGCCCTTACCGCCACCACCGTTGCAACAATTtcgacaaaaacaattgacaTTACCCAATCATAAtgtaacaaataataataatttccattGTCGTCAACAAAGTTTTGATATTGATAAGATTTCATTGCCTGATGGTTGGACAATGTCGTTCGATTCGGATGGTCAACGGtattttattgatcataAACATAAAATCACCACATGGGATGATCCAAGAATAAAGATTACTCAGCAAAATTTCGCTAATCTTACTCAtacatcaaattcaatcattgatcatcctGTTGCTTATCAAtcgcagcagcaacaacaaattcagcCCCCATTCATAGTgcctaacaacaacaataataataactacGATCCGATCCATTTCACGACATTGCCGGATACAGGATTCTTATTCAATTCGAATATGACGACGATGCCCACAGAAATTGCTTCGGTTactgaaaaaatgaaaggaCAAATTCTTACCGATGATACGAATCAAACGACgaatcaacagcagcaacaaataTTTGATCCACAATATCAATACCTCACTGAATTAAGAatggaaagagaaaaaatgcgTAGCCGAGCGGAAATTCTTAAAAGTAATCCAATGGTTCGTAGTGATTATATACCATCATTACAGATGAAAACATCATCGAGTAATAAAGATTTGTCAAATATTgaaccatcaacaacaaccacaatgatgattcatggCCGTCAAGAAAGCCAAGATTCTGGCCTTGGTGGAAGCGCCACTGGTACATTGAACAgcattaattttcaaaatgaagctaatttattcaatg ATTTTAGCTCTAATGGACATGTTGCCGAAACGTCTGGGCAACTTGATTCAAATGTTGTACAGTGTCTCATGTCTGAATCGGTCGACTTACTTAGCATCACGGATTTAGATCTAGAAGGATTGGATATAGAGCAATATATCCAACATAatccaatcaataatgatcttGGGCAATTAtttaatcatgatgaaacGATGACATGGAATGtttga
- the LOC124500155 gene encoding unconventional myosin ID-like translates to MARKNVHDDLLELCEISIDNILCNLENRYEQEIYYTQIGKSTCISVNPNGTNDMTKRLYETDYMEMYRTNTTTTNQWHRQRPHIFAVANLAYRTIFEQNADCSIIVTGESGSGKTEATKHLLLFLSHVFRKNNEQQPPMEIENVVDIVIKSNLILESFGNAMTICNDNSSRFGKYTEISFVRDVQPNVDQNYDFSFGTIRDYLLEKCRVIDQQEGERNFHCFYQLLSVLNSKKYGHLFFELDWMDNYVDSYNYLNGSLKSQIYTLDALNFDHVFESMLAIGFNCEQIRSIYKVLAAILVLGNIHFIPLEYSDDEFSVHENDIDVHEREFLEKFCQLLSLNINNALLTLCSRSIRTPNELVRKSYTHTQASQGRDALAKALYQKLFGYILKKINTTLKMVKERTIADDDRPLQIDTIGILDIYGFEVFEKNKNGFEQFLINYSNEKLHQLFIDCIMKKEQLLYQQEDIHWQKIDFEDNHIICQTYHEIFAIMDEICITGCQLQDDHRLLKYLDKHFKDGHHHFRIKHDDDFGFIINHSAGKVQYSVETFIEKNLDQLYYDYYELMQTTTDQFIEEILYDSKSQAARSNKRPSTVGHEFRKSMDTLIQRLSSRQQLYVRCIKPNESNGEQCFNVDKVRHQIQYLGLAEHAKICQASLWCHYRYEDFVQRFRMLLDNNDKQQSIISETIHEDLRAHYQPVCKKILEKLSDVIVENDFKCSVNEKSKFAFGRTILFIQDPKIVESLEAERYEYLQHCIILIQMLARRFLAMKRFERIKRTQLAFDLFCQRKKLRIIGKFLDKFEHRYFDQYMFICLHRPASCLEYSELLAIRYRNKVAFQNDDTSRLLTDNVHNKLLPEMIDYFNHWLIIMKFPHSYWKEKVLRIEAEKLFTGNKCEWGFSREKWLGNYLVDKKEHHVGYDEYFKLNGLGKIIFAAKIIVGKAKAYGLIMNETSIFKLSLKRKTFYEWIQLNEIEAVSLSTGRDQLIVLHSHDDGDLIFALDSSAKQKSSKTSSKKDSTTTEENNNNKVGEFVTLLWQRIKSLKINFQSDYIEFQSKNKRKMIRPIEWNSPELDQIVLANDGHQPGPMSNMACNIKSFFRILKSIKDELSSDKRRSSSSDDRKHWLRANSFQKISTTNFIFVYE, encoded by the exons atggctcgaaaaaatgttcatgatgatttactTGAATTGTGCGAGATTTCCATTGATAATATATTGTGTAATCTTGAAAATCG ATATGAACAGGAAATCTATTATACACAGATCGGTAAATCAACATGTATATCAGTGAACCCAAACGGCACGAATGATATGACGAAAAGATTATATGAAACTGATTATATGGAAATGTATCgtaccaacaccaccaccaccaatcaaTGGCATCGTCAGCGGCCACATATTTTTGCAGTTGCCAATTTGGCTTATCGCACCATTTTCGAACAAAATGCTGATTGTTCAATAATTGTAACCG GTGAAAGCGGCAGTGGAAAGACAGAAGCAACAAAACATTTGTTACTTTTTCTTAGTCATGTTTTTCGGAAAAACAacgaacaacaaccaccaatggaaattgaaaatgtggTCGACATTgtaatcaaatcgaatttgATACTGGAATCATTCGGTAACGCAATGACTatttgtaatgataattcgAGTCGTTTTGGTAAATACACGGAAATATCGTTTGTACGAGATGTTCAACCAAATGTTGAtcaaaattatgatttttcattcggaACTATTCGTGACTATCTTCTCGAAAAG TGTCGTGTTATCGATCAACAAGAAGGTGAACGGAATTTTCATTGCTTCTATCAATTGTTGAGCGTTTTAAATTCGAAGAAATATGgccatttatttttcgaaTTGGATTGGATGGACAACTATGTTGATTCATATAATTATCTGAATGGCAGTTTAAAATCACAGATTTACACACTTGATGCATTGAATTTCGACCATGTTTTCGAATCAATGTTAGCCATCGGTTTTAATTGTGAACAAATTCGATCCATATACAAAGTATTGGCTGCAATTCTTGTTTTAggaaatattcatttcattccattagaatattcagatgatgaattcagtgttcatgaaaatgatataGATGTTCACGAACGAGAATTTTTGGAAAAGTTTTGCCAACTTTTATCGTTGAATATCAACAACGCATTGCTTACATTGTGTAGCCGTTCAATTCGTACACCAAATGAACTGGTTCGTAAAAGCTATACCCATACACAAGCAAGTCAAGGTCGTGATGCATTGGCAAAAGCATTATATCAAAAGCTATTTGgatatattttgaaaaagattaacacaacattgaaaatggtaAAGGAACGTACCATTGCGGATGATGATCGACCACTGCAAATCGATACGATCGGCATATTGGATATTTATGGATTTGAagtatttgaaaaaaataaaaatggattcgaacaatttttaattaattattcgaatgaaaaattgcaCCAGTTGTTCATTGATtgtataatgaaaaaagaacaatTATTATACCAACAGGAAGATATTCACTGGCAAAAGATCGATTTCGAGGATAACCATATTATTTGTCAAACTTATCATGAAATTTTTGCCATAATGGACGAAATTTGTATAACCGGTTGTCAACTGCAAGATGACCATCGTCTTTTGAAATATCTAGACAAACATTTCAAAGATGGACATCACCACTTTAGAATCaagcatgatgatgattttggtttcattatcaatcattcagCCGGCAAAGTTCAATATTCAGTCGAaacatttattgaaaaaaatcttgatcaACTTTATTATGACTATTATGAGTTGATGCAGACAACCACAGACCAATTCATCGAAG AAATACTTTATGATTCGAAATCACAAGCAGCCAGAAGTAACAAAAGACCATCGACTGTTGGCCATGAATTTCGTAAATCAATGGACACATTGATCCAACGGCTTAGCAGTCGTCAACAATTGTATGTTCGTTGTATTAAGCCGAATGAATCCAACGGCGAACAATGTTTCAATGTGGACAAAGTACgacatcaaattcaatatttagGTTTAGCTGAACATGCCAAAATTTGTCAGGCAAGTCTTTGGTGTCATTATCGATACGAAGATTTTGTTCAACGATTTAGAATGTTGTTGGACAATAAcgataaacaacaatcgattatttcGGAAACAATACACGAGGATCTTCGAGCACATTACCAGCCTGTATGCAAAAAGATTCTTGAGAAATTATCAgatgttattgttgaaaacGATTTCAAGTGCTCTGTTAATGAGAAGAGCAAGTTTGCATTTGGCCGTACCATATTGTTTATTCAAGACCCGAAAATAGTCGAATCTTTGGAAGCGGAACGTTATGAATATCTTCAACATTGTATTATATTAATTCAAATG CTTGCACGACGTTTTCTGGCCATGAAACGTTTTGAACGTATTAAACGTACACAATTAGCATTCGATTTGTTCTGTCAACGAAAAAAGCTGAGAATAATTGGCAAATTTCTTGATAAATTTGAACATCGATATTTCGATCAATACATGTTCATCTGTCTTCATCGCCCAGCCAGCTGTCTGGAATATAGTGAATTACTCGCGATTAGATATCGAAACAAAGTAgcatttcaaaatgatgatacatcAAGATTACTTACAGACAATGTTCACAATAAATTATTACccgaaatgattgattatttcaaCCATTggttgattataatgaaatttcCGCACAGTTATTGGAAGGAAAAAGTATTACGAATTGAAgcagaaaaattattcactGGTAACAAATGTGAATGGGGATTTTCAAGAGAAAAATGGCTGGGTAATTATCTGGTGGACAAAAAGGAACATCATGTTggatatgatgaatatttcaaaCTCAACGGTCTTGGCAAAATTATATTCGCAGCAAAAATTATCGTAGGAAAAGCAAAAGCATATGGattgattatgaatgaaacatcCATTTTTAAATTGAGTTTGAAACGCAAAACCTTTTATGAATGGATTCAGTTGAATGAAATCGAAGCAGTTAGCCTTAGTACTGGAcgtgatcaattgattgttcTACACagccatgatgatggtgatttgaTATTTGCACTTGATAGTtctgcaaaacaaaaatcgagtAAAACCAGCTCGAAAAAGGATTCGACAACCACAGAAGagaacaataacaataaagtCGGTGAATTTGTCACATTACTTTGGCAACGAATCAAATCGTTAAAGATAAACTTCCAATCGGATtacattgaatttcaatctaaaaacaaaagaaaaatgattagACCGATTGAATGGAATAGTCCGGAACTCGATCAGATTGTTTTGGCAAATGATGGTCATCAACCAGGACCCATGTCAAATATGGCATGTaacatcaaatcatttttccGAATTTTGAAATCGATAAAAGATGAATTAAGCAGTGATAAACGACGATCCTCATCAAGTGATGATCGAAAGCATTGGCTTCGGGCTAATAGTTTCCAAAAAATTTCTACaaccaatttcatttttgtttacgAATAA
- the LOC124500157 gene encoding LOW QUALITY PROTEIN: uncharacterized protein LOC124500157 (The sequence of the model RefSeq protein was modified relative to this genomic sequence to represent the inferred CDS: deleted 1 base in 1 codon): MTNITDFADCDFLLPNDNDRIYLKDYRSYWTLEPVMSSMCWPSNGEQPPFFSISSISPNFFDRRQSQIITDYDGCNSEMLNADKYLLYQNPEPMISMNDGDVLNIENVKKEYLFDSCDDANHSNYKWELDDFEEKFSTQTLNSVFYSNFDDDGNVHNLITDDQQLFIATIPDHNNGCQMAVLHQQQNVQSPVMIKRESSPMFEAEVNDEPMITKRELETISPQPLQNDYDDDHEMVKLSEIADEHIKIKPKESSWSKIKINDCLSNNIIDDQQNPESLKPLLAKQKSLLFPLKLWNLTNSSLFKAINWSKNGREIRINIKKLAPFLTQITRSNKFESFLRQLHLYGFRKMDNFNLKKRKFDRNIVRYFRRGFNRFVRNADEIDKIFLRK; this comes from the exons ATGACTAATATAACCGATTTTGCtgattgtgattttttattaccgaatgataatgatagaatttatttaaaagATTATCGATCATATTGGACATTG GAACCAGTTATGTCTTCAATGTGTTGGCCATCTAATGGTGAGCAaccaccttttttttccatttcttcaATATCACCGAATTTTTTCGATCGACGACAATCACAAATTATTACAGATTATGATGGCTGTAATTCCGAAATGCTCAATGCGGATAAGTATCTTTTG TATCAAAACCCTGAACCGATGAtctcaatgaatgatggcGATGTtttaaatattgaaaatgtgaagaaagaatatttatttgattcatgTGATGACGCTAATCATTCTAATTACAAATGGGAATTGGAtgattttgaagaaaaattttcgacaCAGACTTTAAATTCAGTATTCTATtccaattttgatgatgatggaaatgtaCACAATTTAATTACAGATGACCAACAATTATTTATTGCCACCATCCCGGACCATAATAATGGTTGTCAAATGGCGGTccttcatcaacaacaaaatgtgcAAAGTCCAGTTATGATCAAACGTGAGTCATCACCGATGTTTGAGGCTGAAGTTAATGATGAACCAATGATTACAAAGCGAGAATTGGAAACGATTTCGCCACAACCGTtgcaaaatgattatgatgatgatcatgaaatgGTGAAATTGAGTGAAATTGCTGATGAacatataaaaattaaaCCAAAGGAAAGTTCATGgtcgaaaatcaaaatcaatgactGTT TGTCCAAtaacattattgatgatcagCAAAACCCGGAATCGTTGAAGCCATTATtggccaaacaaaaaagcCTGTTGTTTCCACTTAAACTTTGGAATCTGACCAATTCTTCATTATTTAAAGCTATTAATTGGTCGAAAAATGGCCGTGAAATTCGGATTAACATCAAGAAATTGGCACCATTCCTGACACAAATCACTCGTtccaataaatttgaatcatttcttCGACAATTGCATCTATATGGATTTCGaaaaatggacaattttAATCTGAAAAAGCGTAAATTTGATCGCAACATTGTTCGCTATTTTCGAAGAGGATTTAATCGTTTTGTCCGTAATGCAGAtgaaattgacaaaattttcttaCGCAAATAA